The Flavobacteriales bacterium genomic sequence GACCCCAGTGCAAGCAGAGAGGGACCACCCGGTTTGCCCAGGTAAAGGGTAATCTGGTCTGCCGGGCTAATGGCGCATGCGAAGCCTGCGGTGGGTGTAGAGTTTGGGCCGGCGTTGAGATCGGCCAGGATGCGTACGTTGCGGTTGGCATTGTAGCAAATACTGATGCCAAGGGCGGTTCCTGTGGATTGACTTTGGAAGAGGGATTGAGGGTTGCACCAAGTGGAAGTGAGCATGAATTGTTCGTTGGGCTTCCAGGCGATTTCCCAGCGGGTAAGGAGGCTGTGCAATGCCCGGTTGTCTTCAAATTGGGTGATGCGGTTGATTGTCCATGCGCTGCCCAGGGCAACCGTTGGCGACAGTTGTTTGCGGTATGCAGAGGTGACGGACAGGCGGCGGTAGGTGACCGGACCTTCCCTTTCCAACAATAGGGTGATGCCCTGGGAGGTGGATTGATGTGTCCAGCCGAGGCGGGAGATTGAAAGGGAAGGGAGTGTGTAGGGAAGTGACTGTTGGCAGAGCAGGTAATGGCCTTTCTGAATTCCCCAGATGGCGGGGTGTTCGGGTTGATGGAGGGGCAGGCGGGTATCCATGGATAGCCATGAATATTCGTTCTGTGCCGGAGCTGTGATACAGAAGCCTGCCAGGAAGGCACATAAAAAAAGCCGCATGGGATGCATGCGGCTAAATTAGGTTCACCGTTCTGGCCGGTGGTTGAAAGTGATGTGCGGACTTACATGCGTAAGTCTGTACACGGATTTAGTTCGTCCGGAACTTGAAGGTGTGTTGTTTGAGTTCTTCGTTCGCCTTCACGATCTTCTCTTTCAGTTTCGATTTGAAGCCTTTGAGCTTGTCGTGCACGCCGGCATCACCGGTGGCGATGATTTGTGCTGCGAGGATGCCTGCGTTCTGTGCTCCGTCAACGCCAACGGTGGCCACGGGGATACCCGGAGGCATTTGTGCGATGCTCAGCAATGAATCCCATCCGTCCAGTGAAATGGGTGAACGGCAGGGAACACCTATCACCGGGAGGGTGGTGAAGGCAGCCA encodes the following:
- the purE gene encoding 5-(carboxyamino)imidazole ribonucleotide mutase, whose translation is MEPKVSIIMGSTSDMPVMQEAAKFLDQMEIPFEINALSAHRTPDQVAEYAKGLYDRGVRVVIAGAGGAAHLPGVMAAFTTLPVIGVPCRSPISLDGWDSLLSIAQMPPGIPVATVGVDGAQNAGILAAQIIATGDAGVHDKLKGFKSKLKEKIVKANEELKQHTFKFRTN